The following proteins are co-located in the Polystyrenella longa genome:
- a CDS encoding aldehyde dehydrogenase family protein — protein sequence MLEIPVIRWGKKYESMEKSEVVHFETGEPMALVHQANGGLVKVDMRKAQAARDRLREIPIDDLIAICEKAGDLYLNAELPMGNGTQTPEEFCKIQSATTGLPEHMCASNMKKNAFVLSNMRDILDSMTRGLPFDVLTKGYGEEDRGVTLSYQAYSPVLGAVLPSNSPGVHTLWLPVIALQVGLVLKPGSSEIWTPFRIYEAFVAAGLPAEVFSIYPGPTDVGAAILDTCKRSMIFGGQQTIDLYAHNPNVQPHGPGFSKILLGDDKVDDWEKYVDLMADSIFANGGRSCINASGVWVSRHGKEIADAIAKKLGPVAPLPATDPKSALAASTLEGAAQAMNSAIEDGLASGETIDATAPYRDGDRLVEQERYSHLRPTVVYCPSPDAPLAKTEYMFPFASVVECPQDKMIKEMGTTLICTAITEDEKWSQQLLDATNIDRLNIGEVKTMAINWLQPHEGNLIEFLFRNRAYQTSPPAAH from the coding sequence GTGTTAGAAATCCCTGTAATCCGTTGGGGCAAAAAATACGAAAGCATGGAAAAGTCCGAAGTCGTCCACTTCGAGACGGGTGAACCGATGGCACTGGTGCATCAGGCCAACGGTGGTCTGGTCAAAGTCGATATGCGAAAAGCCCAAGCGGCTCGTGATCGCCTTCGTGAGATTCCCATCGACGACCTGATTGCGATCTGCGAAAAAGCGGGCGACCTCTACCTGAATGCCGAACTCCCCATGGGAAATGGAACGCAGACCCCGGAAGAGTTTTGCAAAATCCAATCAGCCACCACCGGGCTTCCCGAGCACATGTGTGCGTCCAACATGAAGAAGAACGCGTTTGTTCTCAGTAACATGAGAGACATTCTCGATTCGATGACTCGCGGCCTCCCTTTCGACGTACTGACTAAAGGGTACGGCGAAGAAGACCGCGGCGTCACGCTCAGCTATCAGGCTTACTCGCCCGTGCTGGGGGCGGTGCTGCCAAGCAATAGCCCCGGCGTACACACACTCTGGCTCCCTGTCATCGCTTTGCAGGTGGGATTGGTGTTGAAACCAGGCTCGTCTGAGATTTGGACACCGTTCCGCATCTACGAAGCATTCGTCGCCGCTGGTCTGCCCGCAGAAGTATTCTCGATCTACCCCGGCCCCACCGACGTGGGAGCGGCCATTCTTGATACCTGTAAAAGGTCGATGATCTTCGGTGGCCAGCAAACGATTGACCTCTACGCCCACAACCCAAACGTGCAACCGCACGGTCCCGGGTTCAGTAAGATTCTTTTGGGCGATGACAAAGTCGACGATTGGGAAAAGTATGTCGACCTGATGGCTGATTCTATCTTTGCCAATGGTGGCCGTAGCTGTATTAATGCTTCCGGTGTCTGGGTCTCTCGACATGGAAAAGAGATCGCCGACGCGATTGCAAAGAAACTCGGCCCCGTCGCTCCTCTGCCCGCAACGGATCCCAAGTCTGCATTAGCGGCGTCGACACTGGAAGGAGCCGCACAGGCTATGAACAGTGCGATTGAGGATGGGCTCGCCAGTGGAGAAACGATCGATGCCACGGCTCCATACCGCGACGGAGATCGCCTCGTTGAGCAAGAGCGTTATTCTCACCTGCGTCCCACGGTCGTCTATTGCCCTTCTCCTGATGCTCCGCTGGCGAAGACGGAATACATGTTCCCTTTCGCATCAGTTGTCGAATGTCCGCAGGACAAGATGATCAAAGAAATGGGCACCACCCTCATCTGCACCGCCATTACAGAAGACGAGAAATGGTCGCAGCAGTTACTCGACGCCACCAACATCGACCGTCTCAACATCGGTGAAGTGAAAACAATGGCGATCAACTGGCTGCAACCCCACGAAGGAAACCTGATCGAATTTTTGTTCCGCAACCGGGCCTACCAGACCAGCCCCCCAGCAGCACATTGA
- a CDS encoding RNA recognition motif domain-containing protein, producing the protein MTNIYVSNLPYDLEESELRREFEFFGRVVSVRIVTDPATRRSRGFAFVTMPSMEDADEAIHRLTGKSFHGRQLRVSEANDDRNSSRPADPTAGANHAREVFDRLFSGSNPATSN; encoded by the coding sequence ATGACGAATATCTATGTGAGTAACCTTCCGTACGATCTCGAAGAGTCGGAATTACGCCGCGAGTTCGAGTTCTTTGGACGCGTCGTTTCTGTTCGAATTGTGACTGATCCAGCGACCCGGCGCTCACGCGGATTTGCTTTTGTAACGATGCCTTCCATGGAAGATGCGGACGAAGCGATACATCGCCTCACCGGAAAATCATTCCATGGACGCCAGCTTCGTGTTTCCGAAGCCAATGATGACCGTAATTCCTCACGACCTGCCGATCCTACAGCGGGCGCCAATCATGCCCGAGAAGTCTTCGACCGACTCTTCAGCGGTAGCAATCCAGCGACCTCGAATTAA
- a CDS encoding RNA recognition motif domain-containing protein, which translates to MTNIYVGNLAYQTSSSDLESAFGEYGEVVRAQVVSDRDTGRSKGFGFVEMSNSDDAQMAIRNMDGQEVQGRNLKVNLARPREDRPRR; encoded by the coding sequence ATGACAAACATTTACGTCGGTAACCTAGCTTACCAAACTTCCTCCAGTGATCTGGAGAGTGCTTTCGGTGAATATGGCGAAGTGGTTCGCGCCCAAGTCGTTTCGGACCGGGATACTGGACGATCCAAAGGGTTTGGTTTTGTGGAAATGAGCAACTCAGACGACGCTCAGATGGCAATCCGCAACATGGATGGGCAGGAAGTTCAGGGTCGTAACCTGAAAGTAAACCTGGCTCGCCCACGCGAAGACCGCCCGCGCCGATAA